A window of Exiguobacterium sp. FSL W8-0210 genomic DNA:
TTTGGAGACACGATAGAGCGGTGGTAAGGCAACGAAGACCTTCCCAGCGTCGATCAACGGGCGCATGTAGCGGAAGAAGAACGTCAATAGCAAGACTTGGATGTGCGCGCCATCGGTATCGGCATCGGTCATGATGATGACTTTATCGAAATTACAATCCGATAAGTCGAAATCAGCTCCGACACCGCCGCCAATCGCATGAATGATCGTGTTGATCTCTTCATTCTTCATGATATCGGCGAGTTTCGCTTTTTCCGTATTCAAGACCTTCCCACGGAGAGGAAGGATCGCTTGGAACGTCCGGTTTCGTCCTTGTTTCGCAGAACCACCGGCAGAATCACCCTCGACGAGGAACAATTCATTCTTGTCCGCGTTTTTCGAAGCAGCAGGCGTCAGTTTCCCGTTCAAGATGCTCGAACGTTTCTTCTTTTTCCCGTTTCGTGCTTCTTCGCGGGCTTTCCGCGCTGCTTCACGCGCTTGTGCTGCGCGAATCGCTTTTTTGATCAATAGTGTCGCCGTTTGCGGGTTCTCTTCCAAGTACGTCGAGAGACGACGGCTGATGACAGCGTCGCAGCTCGTCCGTGCTTCCGGCGAACCGAGTTTCGACTTCGTTTGTCCTTCGAACTGGAGGAACTCTTCCGGAATCCGGATTGAGACGATCATCGTCAACCCTTCGCGGATATCGTTTCCGTCAAGGTTCTTATCCTTTTCCTTCAAGAGCGTGTTCTTCCGGGCATATTCATTCATGACCCGTGTCATCGCTGTCTTCGCACCGACTTCGTGTGTTCCACCGTCGCGTGTCCGGACGTTGTTGACGAACGACAGGACGTTTTCCGAGTACGCATCCGTGAACTGGAAGGCGATATCGACTTCGATCTCGTTTTCCGTACCTTCGAACGCAACCGTCGGATGCAGTGTATCTTTATCATCGTTCAAGTACTGGACGAATTCGCTGACACCGTCTTGGTACTGGAAGATGTCCTGTTTATCGGACCGTTCGTCCGTCAGCGTAATCTTCAGACCTTTCAGCAAGAAAGCGGATTCGCGTAAGCGTTCCGCGAGCGTATCGTAGTTGTATGTCAACGTACTGAAGATCGAGCCATCTGGTTTAAAGTAAACGCTCGTTCCTTTTTGACGCGTCGTACCCGTTTCAAGCAACGTCGTCTTCGGCATCCCACCGTTTTCAAACGTTTGCTCATATTGTTTCCCGTCACGGAAGATCGTTACTTTCAAATCCGTTGATAAGGCGTTAACGACCGACGCCCCGACGCCGTGTAAGCCACCGGACGTCTTATATCCACCTTGTCCGAACTTACCACCGGCGTGAAGGACCGTGAAGATGACTTCAGCAGTCGGTTTTCCAGACGCATGCATCCCCGTCGGCATCCCACGTCCATGGTCACGGACCGTGATCGCATTATCTTTATGGATCGTGACATCAATTTGTTCCCCGAATCCTGCGAGTGCTTCATCGATCGCGTTATCAACGATCTCGTAGACGAGATGGTGAAGTCCACGGTGATCGGTAGAACCGATATACATACCTGGGCGCTTCCGGACTGCTTCGAGTCCTTCGAGCACCTGTATGGCATCATCATTGTAGTTATTTAAGTCTGTCGCCATTCATTTCACCTCAAAATTCGAAATTACGATGTCGTTTTTACAAACGTTCGTTCGTTATTTCGAGTAGTCTGTCTCTAATTGTAGGCATCTTCTTGCTTCCTGACAAGCATAACCTGTAAAGCGCATGAAAAAAGACACCTTCACGAACGGGTGAAGATGCCTGAAATCGTGCGATGACTCACAGATATTGATGCTCGATTTTGATGCAACGATTCTCGATATATGGAATACCAGCACCAAGTGCGAGACTTTCTGCTTCGACACTCGAGAGACCAAGCTGATTCCAAATCATCCCGACGTCACCGTGAGCAACAGCATCTTTCGCGACGTCCGCTAAAAACTCAGACCGACGGAAAACGTCGACGATATCGATGTGTCCTGGAATGCTTGCGACACTCGGGTAGACTTTTTGACCGTTCCACTCGTTTAACGTCGGATTGACTGGAATGACTTCGTATCCATGCTGGACTAAGTAGTCAGCAATCCAGTTCGCTGTCTTTCCGGAATCACTCGAGACGCCGACGACGGCAATGCGTTTCGCATCCTTCAAATATTGACGTGCTTGTTGATCAGTAATCATCTAGAACTCCCCCTTATGAAAATAACTCTTACCTAACACTCTATACCCGAACCAAGATGAAGTATGCGAAATCGAGCACGTTTTCGACGTTTTTCAGAAATCGTCTTGAAATCAAATGAGTCGACCAATGACCCATCAGACGTCTTCTCGATGCAACTGAGAGCGAAATTGACTATTCATTCTTTTTTAGTGATTTAGGTGACATAATACTATTATTGTTATTAAATAGACTCCACAACCCTTAAACCTCTAAAAATAAGTTAAATTCTCACGTGCATCGAGTTGACCAACGACCCGTCTATCACCTTGTCGATGCAACTGAGCGCTCCCTGTCTGACAATTTAACATTGCGTGAAATAACTATTTCACGCAAATAAGTGACTGACGTATCAACGTTTGGTATACTACTACTAGAGGGGTGATTGTCGGATGAGTTTATTTAAAAACCTAGGAAAAACAATACATAAATCGACCGTTTCGGCTACAGCACCAGCGATTCCCGGTTATGAGCGGATGCCACGCTTCATTCAGTCCTATTTAGATCAGTTAGCAGCCAAACATTTCTCATTAGCAACGATGCGTCGGTACGTCTATGACTATGAAGCGTTCTTCCAATTCGTCGCTGCGGCGTCAGGTGAAGAGGTAACAGCGCGAGATATTCCACTTGAAGCATTTGTCGAGATCGATGCAGCAGGAATCGAAGCCTACGCCGAATACCTTGCCTTAACGAAACAAAATGCACCGAGCGTCATCAACCGGAAGTTATCAGCGTTACAGTCACTGTTTCGTTATTTGGTCGATACCGGTCAGTTGTCGGAAAACCCGGTCGCCAAAGTCAATCGACCGAAACAAACCAAACGGGAACCGGTTTATCTGACAAAACGCGAATGGGACGAATTGATTCAATTATTACCATCGAACGTCGAAATGAACGCGCGCGAAGCATCGCATTATGAACGGGATCGTGTCCGCGACGTGACGTTATTCCAATTACTTGGCTATAGCGGGATGCGTTTAAGTGAGATGACGCAACTCGTCTGGAACGATGTCGATTTCCACGAAAATACGCTCCGCGTCATCGGGAAAGGCAATAAAGAACGATTGATTCCACTTGCGAAACCAGCACGAATTGCCTTACGCAAATACGCGATCCATTATCAGATGCCAACGAGCGGCGCCGTACCTGTCTTCCAAAAACACGGGAAACCACTCAGCCCACGGGCAGTCCAGCATATTTTGCAGCGGCACACGGAACGGCTGAAGCCAGTCCTCCCCTTTTTAGAGCGCAAAAAAATTACGCCACATAAACTACGGCATACGTTTGCGACACGACTTGCGACCGGCGGGGTCGACGTCCTGACGATCCAGCAGTTACTCGGTCACGAATCCGTCGCAACAACGCAGGTCTATGCCCATATCGGTGATTCGGAGAAAAAACGCGCCGTCGATTTATTTGATGGTGAACGATAATAATATTATGTTAACTAAAGGGGGGATCTCATGAATTACGGGCTCAGTGAACGTAAAATCAAACAGATGTCTGATGCCTATGCCTTTCGACGGGGAAAGAAGTATGTCGCTGCCCGAAAGGTCACGTTACACAATTACCGGATGGGTGACGAGCTAATTGAAGCGAGCGTAGACGGTGAGGAACGATTCACGGTGACGGTCCGCGTCAAGGCGCACGGCGTCGACGCTGGCTGTAACTGTCCGTCGCTTGCGATGGATACGTCATTTTGTGGACACATCGTCGCTGTTTTGCTGGCGATGCATTATGTGCAGGCACACGGCACACCAACACCGCTCTCGCCGCAAATCCGCCCTTTTACGGCAATTCAAGTCGACGACGCAGGCGCGCGCAACTATTTACGCAGTCTCACACCTGATCGTCGGGTGGCGATTCATTTCGAACTGACTGGACCCGTCGTGACGCTCAAACGATTGACGGATAAACAGCAGCATCAACTGTCCCTGCCCTACTTCGATCGTTTGCTTGGACAGACAGAGTATTTGCAGCGGGTTGCGGATGTTTCGTTCAGTCCTGATTTACAGGAACGAATTGTTTCCGGTACGCCGATCGTTAAGCTCCATCTCGATCGAACGGCTCTGAAAGTTGAAGTCCGCGTGTCGTTTGATTATCAAGGGATTCAGCTGAATCCACTCGACGAGACGATTTATGCTGGACGGGATCAAGTAACGGAGCAAAGTGTCTTACGCTATTTACGTGAATTCCAAGCAACACCATCGAATTCGCACTATGTCATCACCAGTGACGCCGCGCAGTATGCTTTTTTGCGGAGTCTGCTTGACGAACGGGTTGCGCTCGGTCAACTGGTGTTATTTGCAACGCAAGCCATCCGAACGACGTTACCAAAAGGACCATTTCATCCGCGGATCGAAGTCGACGTGACAGACCGCCTCGACTGGCTTGTGTTCAACTTTTCGATGGACGGAATTCCGGAAGACGAACTGAAACTTGTCCTGAAGTCGCTCATCTTACAAAAACGCTATCACCGCTTGAAATCCGGACAGTTCGTATCTTTAGAGGCACGGGCCTTTCAGCAGTTGCAACGGGTTCTCGCCCAGATGGAAGCGAGTGAACGCGACTTACGCGACGGACGACTCGTCTTACCTGCCGTCCGGAACATGAAGCATCTGATTGGCGCTTCCATCCTCCATCTTCACGCTGATTTGCTCGAGAAATGGTTCGAATTGAAATCCGGACAAGGATTCCGGCTCGACTTGCCGAATTCGTTAGAGTCACAACTCTATCCGTATCAACGGACGGGCATTCAATTTCTGAAGAATTTGGACGCGCACGGATGTCACGGCATCTTGGCCGATGAGATGGGGCTTGGAAAGACGATTCAAGCGATTGGTTATATAGCAACGATTTCGGATAGTCGTGCACTGATCGTCGCACCAGCATCACTGCTCCGCAACTGGGAGGCGGAACTGAAGCGCTTTTTACCCGGTCGACCGGTTCATGTCGTGACGGGTTCTCAAACTAGCCGACTTTCCGAACTGGAGTACTTGGCTGAAAACACAGTGACGATCGTCTCCTATACGACTCTTCGGACCGACGTCCGTCGCCACCCTGTATATGACGTCGTTTTCTTTGATGAAGCACAGCACTTGAAGAATCCGCAGTCACAAACGGTCAGTCAACTGCGACATCTGCAAGCAAAACGCCGGTTCGCCTTGACGGGAACTCCACTTGAGAATCGACCGCGCGATATCTGGTCGATTTTCCATGTCTTGTTTCCGGAATTACTGCCGGATTTAGCGACGTTTGAGAAATGGTCGTTTGATGACATGCAACAATTCATTCAACCATTTTTATTACGGCGTGAGAAAAAAGATGTCTTACAGGACTTACCAAAGAAGCAGATCGAGCATCATTATGTCGAGCTCGGACCGAATCAAAAACGGTTATATGCGTCGTATCTCGCCAAATTGCAACTCGAGACGTTGCAGCATTTAGACGAAACGAAACGTGAAGATCGTTTGAAGTTACTGGCGGGCTTAACGCGGTTGCGGCAAATTTGCAACGATCCGGGATTATTCGTCGAGGGGTACACAGGGGAAGCAACGAAACGAACGCGTCTGCTCTCACTGATTGCAGAAAAACGAGCAGCCGGAAAACGGATCTTGATCTTCTCACAGTATACGCAAATGCTCGAGCGCATTCGTTCGGATCTCGCGCAACGTCACCTCCCCCACTTCCTATTGACGGGTGAGACACCGCTCGAAGACCGGGTCGCGTTATGCGACCGGTTCAATGACGGTGAAGTCGATCTCTTCTTGATTTCGCTTAAAGCTGGCGGAACGGGACTCAACCTCGCCTCCGCTGATACCGTCATCCTCTTTGACAGCTGGTGGAATCCGGCCGTCGAACAACAGGCAGCCGATCGCGCCCATCGGCTTGGACAACAGTCTGACGTGACCGTCATCAAATTGCTGACACGCGGAACGATCGAAGAGAAGATGACGGAATTACAAGATCGAAAAGCCAAAATGGTCGATGCCGTCCTGACGGCTCCAGACAGTGACGCTTTGACCGTCAAGGAACTCGTTCATCTCGTAACGACAAAGGAGGAACAACGGTGATCCTGGATCTCCTGCTTGGTTATCTCATCGGTAGTATTTTAGGTGGTACGCTCTTTAAGTACATTAGTCGTACCGATTTGGCACAGGTCGGTTCCGGAAACATCGGTGCCCGCAATGCCCATCGTGCCGGTGGGCTTCCGGCTTTTTTATTCGTTTATCTGTTTGATGCCGCGAAGACAGTCTTTGCGTTGCAGATCACTGACACGTTTTATCCGGTCGCCCTCGCCGTGCTCATCGGTCACTTGTTTCCGTTGTTTCACCCACGACGCGGCGGTAAAGGGTACGCTGTATTTTCCGGAATCGTCTTCGCTATCACGCCATGGGCATATCTTGCCGGATTAGGCATGCTCGGTTTGTCTTATCTCGTAACGAAAGATAGTGTCAAAGCGGGGCTTATTCCGGTCGTTTTACTTCCGTTACTACCCGTCTTCTTAGACGCAGGGTCAGTCAATATCTTGTGTACCGTTGCCGTAAGTCTACTTGTCCTGTGGGCTCATGATGCACTCCACAAGCCAGCCATTACATAAGGAGGACGTCTCCATGATCGACTTTTCCATTGCAACTGCGGACGACGCGGAAGCAATCCATGAATTGAACTACCTCACCTTCACAGAAGAGATTCCACAACATCAACCGAACACCGAACGCAAACGGATTGACCGGTTTCATGATCAAAATACTTATCTGATCGGCAAGGAAGACGATCGACTCGTCGCGATGATCGCCATTCGAAAGCATCGTCCCTTTTCGCTTGAGGAAAAGGGCGTGACGCTAGACGAGACACTGACGGATCCAGCAGAAATCCGCTTACTTAGCGTTCGTCCCGAATACCGCAATAGTCGTACGTTCATGCAATTGATGCGCTTTTTAATGGTCTACCTCGAGCGGGAGACGATTGATCATGTCTATATCAGTGGTACGACGCGAGAAGCAAAACTATACGCGCGGTTCGGCTTCACACCGATTGCACCAACGCTTGGCAGTGGCGATGCTCAGTTTGTACCGATGTTGTTGTCGCGCGCAACATATGAACGATCCGTCATCGCGGATGTCTTACGTCCCCTGCATTTTCTAGCCGGTCCGGTCGAGGTTGCGCCGACGGTCCGTCAAGCGGCGCAACAAGCACCGCGTCCACACCGTACGGCCTCGATGCGGCAGCTCGATCAAGATTTACGTGGCCGAATGTGTCAGTTGCTGGATTTGCCACATGTCTCGATGGCCGTCGGCAGCGGTACGCTCGTCAATGATATTGTCGCGCAACAACTCACTGGACATGGATTGATCCTGAACGGCGGCGAGTTCGGTCAACGCTTGATTGATCACGCGGCACGTGCCGGCAAGTCCTTTGATGTCCATACGCTTCCCCCCGGTCACCCGATCGACTTGAAGCAACTCGCTCATCAATTGAGGCAAACGGCATACAACTGGATCTGGTTGACGCATTGTGAGACGTCAACGGGTGTTCTCTATGATCTTGATGCAGTAAAAGTGCTGTTAGATGAACGAACCGCACTCGTCGTCGATGCGATCAGCGCTGTTGGAACCGGACATTTCTCATACGATGGCTGCACTTTCGTCACGACTGTTTCCGGGAAAGCGATTGGTGGTTTACCGGGTCTTGCGTTCATTGGTCACGCAGATCGCGTCCTACCTTCTCTCTGTATTCCCCGTTATCTGGATTTAGGACTCTACGCAGAAGGGGTTGCCTTTTCCGGCTCGTCGAACCTGTTGCTTGCCTGTCAGGCAGCGCTTGATGCCCTCGATCTTAATCAAGCAGCAATCAAGATGACCTATCTCGAACAAGCCGTCCGCGCAACTGGATTACAACTCCTCGCACAACAAGAAGCACAAGCGCCGGGAATACTGACGATCGTTCATCCGTCCGCAACTGATTTAGGCGACGCTCTGCGTATTCAGGGGTATCACGTCCAGTACGAAAGCGACTATCTTGTTTACAATCAGTGGCTTCAAATTTCGACGATGGGACAGACGACGATGCGACAAATTGAACGTCTCGTTCGTGTTTTAGTTCGTGAAAATGAACGAATCACCATAAAGAATGAAAAAAATGAAAGACCTCTCAACCCTTGATTTCAAGCGGTTTGGAGGTCTTTCGACTTCGAAAAGATAAAAAAGAGGTTTATGGATTTAAAACATAGGGGTATAAACTCATTAGCACCGCATCAAACCGGTGACTTACTCACACATGTTTCTCAATATCAGCGTAATGACCTGGGAGAGAAATGCAAAGTCACGAAAGCGTCAGATTCATGAGAGTCTGAAACCGATTGTCTTAGCATGTTTCATATTGTTCAGGACTTGTCCTGCTCCTACATTCATTACCTTTTGAGGGCTATACCAAATTCAAGGGGGAAATGAACATGTCAGTTAAATTAACAGCCGAAAAACGCGAGGTACGTCCACGCTCACTCCGTAAACAATTACGTCATGAAGGAAAAGCTCTTGGTGTCGTGTATGGTTACAAAGTGGAAAGTACACCAATCGCGTTTGAAGAAAAAGAATTGCTTAAAATCGTTCGAGAAAACGGTGAGAACGTCTTGATTTCACTGAAACTCGACGGTAAAAATATTAACGTCTTGATCAACCGTCGTGATATGGATGTCTTCACATCAACTGTCGATCACGTTGAATTCATCGCCGTTAAAATGGATGAAGAGACAGAAGTCGAAGCAGACGTCGTACTCGTCGGCGAAGCAGCTGGCGCTAAAGTCGGTGGATTCCTGTCACAGACACTCTTTAAAGTAACAGTCGCAGCTACACCAGATAAATTACCAGAGAACGTCGAAGTCGACGTCACGAACCTCGAAATCGGCGATTCGATTTCTGTTGCTGATCTTCCAGAACAAAAAGATTTCCGTATCGTCACAGAAGGCGACATTCAAGTCGCAGCTGTCGTCGAATCAACGCTTGAACAAGAGCTTGAGGAAATCGAAGAAGCAGAAGCTGAGGCACAAGCGGAAGCTGGTGAAGACAACGAAGCGGAAGCTACGGAAGAGTCTTCAGAAGAAGCAAAAGAAGAGAACGAAGACAACAAATAAGTCGTTTGACGATACGCCCTTCGTGGCGTATCGTTTTTTTGTGTCTTGACAATAGACAGAAGATTGCCTAAAGTGAACAGCGTATCACCTATTACCATATCCACTAGGGGAGCCCATTTGGCTGAGACGATTCACTTCGGACCCTTCGAACCTGATCTAGTTCATACTAGCGTAGGAAAGTGGAGCGATCACATCCAATGACTCCTGCTGCGCGCAGTTTTTCTGAGGACCGCTCTCTTTTTTACGGAGGGCGGTCTTTTTTGGCGTCTCCCCCATTCTAAGGAGGACGTACCTAATGCAACAATGGAAAATGAAAGAAATCATGGTCATGATGATGCTCGCCGTCGCTTGCGGGGTCATCTATCTTGGTTGGTCAACACTCTGGTTACCAATCTCAGCGATCTTCGGTCCTGTCGGTGCCAACTGGATGTTTGGGATCTGGATCATCGCGAGCCCGCTCGTCGCAGCAATCATTCAAAAGCCAGGTGCCGCTTTAATTGCGGAAGTCGTCGCGGCAGCCGTCGAACTGTTCACAGGTAGTCATTTTGGTTTATCCGCTCTTCTGATCGGAGTCTGCCAAGGACTTGGTGCGGAAATCGTCTTCGCGATGACGCGTTACCGTCGTTATGACACATGGACCTTGATGTTATCGGGTGTCGGAGCCGCGATTGGTAGCATCGTTTATAGTCTAATCGCGAACGGATTCGGTTACTACACAACGACGACGTTGCTTGCGACAACTGGCTTACAATTGATCAGCGGCGCATTACTCGGTGGCTTGCTTGCAGCCATTCTCGTCCGTCGCCTTGTTGCGACTGGTGTCTTGAACGGGTTTGCGGCAGGACGTGCGAAACGAGAAGTCGCATGATTACTGTCGACGACCTCAGCATCCGCTATCCCGGTCAGATGAAATCGGTGCTCAATCATGTATCGCTGACGATTGAGCAAGGGACGACCCTTCTGCTCGGACGAAGTGGGAGTGGCAAGACGACATTACTTCATGCCCTTGCCGGACTGACACCGGAAACGATTGAAGTCGAACAGACTGGTACCGTTACCCGGTCCGGTTCGGTCGGAATCTTGTTTCAAAATCCAGAAGAACAGTTCTGCATGGAGACGATCGGACGCGAAATCGCTTTTAGTTTAGAAAATCGCTCGATTCCGCGCGTGGAGATGGATGAACGAATTGAACGCTTACTCGCACTCGTCGGTCTCCCCCTCCCCTTCTCGACACCGATCGCGAGTCTATCCGGTGGAATGAAACAGCGTCTCGCGCTCGCAGCGGTCCTAGCACTTGAGCCGACGATCTTATTACTCGATGAACCAACGGCTCAGATTGATCCAATCGGACAACATGAGCTGATGGCGTTGATTTTTCGAATTCAAAAAGAACACGATTTAACGATCGTCTTGATCGAACACCAACTCGATGTCTGTTTGCCGTACGTCGACCAGGTCGTCTTACTTGAGGACGGATCGATTACTGCGACAGCAGATCCACGGGATCTGTTCCCGCAGGATTACAAAGAGCTTCAAACGAAAGGTATTGCCGTTCCCTCTTTGTATCCGTATACGTTAGAGACGTTACCCATAGATGGACCGCAAGCGGCGCGACTTCATGTGCCTTCCCCCGTCGCTACAGCTGGTCGCTCTTTGTTACACGTCGCTGCATTATCGACGAAAGCACCATATCCGCTGACCGATGCGACATTTTCCCTGCAGACAGGAGAATGGGTGATGCTGCTTGGGGCAAATGGATCCGGGAAAAGTACACTGCTTGCGACACTCGGGCGGTTGCTTCCCAATCGTGGAACGTATCAGCTCCAGGGGCGACCGGTTCATCGTTACTCCCGGCGTCGCTTTTATGAGCACGTTGGCTATGTCTTTCAACAACCGGATCTGCAGTTTCTTAAGCTGACGGTCGAAGCGGAAATCGACTGGAGCCACCGGGCAGCGACGAACGTTAAGCGCGCGGCGTTGCTCGAACGGCTGGAACTGACATCTGTCAAACAGCAGTCACCCCTTGCTCTTAGTACGGGGCAACAACGACGGCTCAGCGTCGCAACGATGCTCGGACAAACGAAAGACTTATTGTTGCTCGATGAACCGACCTTCGGACAAGATGGATTGACGACACGACGCTTAATGGAACAGTTACAGATGGAACAACAGAACGGTACGACACTCGTCATGGCGACGCATGATATGGAGCTCGTCGCCCGGTATGCGGATCGTGTCCTCGTCATGGAGCAAGGACGGATTGCTTTTGACGGTCGCCCAAGCGAGTTATTCGCTGACGTTCCATTACTCGAGCGCTGTCAGCTACAACGTCCACTTTCGTACCAATTCCAGGAGGTGAAACGTGATGCAAACGAACGTGTCCCCGTTCGCTAAACTCAATCCCGTCATTAAGGGAAGCGGATTGTTTTTGATCATGTTTGCCTTGATTGCAACGAATGACTGGGTCAAAACGTTAGTATTCCTGAGTTTTGCTATCGCACTGCTACTCCTCTCCGGATGGGGTCCTTTTGATTTCTTGAAGCGACTTGCGCCGTATAGTCTATTATTCTTATTGACGTTCTGGATGATGGCGGCTTTCGGCAAAGGAACGAATATTCTTTGGTCGTTTGGTTGGTTTCATGTCACGTCGGAAAGCGTCGCGCACGGCTGGTTACTTGCCTTGCGGATGGCCACGTTCGTCTGCTTGAGCCTCGCTTTCGTCACGACGACCGACGCGACCCGTTTCGTAATGAGCTTGATCCATCAGGCGAAGTTATCGCCCCGCTTTGCTTACGGATTCCTTGCCGGGATTCGCTTTCTGCCGCAACTGGTCGAAGAAGTCCGCGTTTTGCGGCAAGTCCGGATGATTCGCAATGTGCACAGTCGCTTTCCTGGTGATGGATTTCTTTCAATTGGCTTGCCGCTCTTCTCACGATCGATCCAGCGGGCAGAACGGATGGCGATTGCTCTCGAAGCCCGTCACTTTTCAGCAGAGCGAACGTATTACGAGGTACCGGTCGTTCAGCGTCAGGATATTATTTATCTCGTGGTCATCCTCCTATTCATCAGTCTTGTCTTTTGGCTATGATTACCGTCACCCGTATCCGGGTACACTCTAGCAAGACAGATTGAAGGAGAACGACATGAAACGTATCCTCTTGATTGGTGCAGGTCACGCTCACCTGCATTGCATTACACACGGACCAACAGAAGACGTCGAGTGGCTGGTCCTGAACGCCTCGACGTACCAATATTACTCGGGCATGTACTCTGGGCTTGCTGACGGAACATACGACATGGATGAGATCCGTATCGACGTCGCCGTCTTATGTCGCGCCTATGATAAACCATTCATCGAGGAGACCGTCATCAAAATCGACCCCGTTGAAAAAGTCGTCTTCGGTGCATCCGGCAGACACTATACTTATGACGTCGTCTCAACGAATATCGGCTCGTTCGACTGGTCGGAAGATACGACGCGATTATCGATTAAACCGAACTACCGGTTACCGGATACATTAAAGCGACTGCAACAAGCAAAGCGTCCGGTCGTGATTGGGAGCGGAGCAGCTGCCGTCGAGGTGGCGGCGTCCTTGAAAGCGGCGGGTGTACCGATCACATTGATCACGGATCCAGATATCCTTTCTCGTCATCCGGCAGCGGAAGCCATTACGAGACGGTTAAAAGAACTCGAAGTGTACTGGATCCGGGAACGTCCTATAGATGACGAACTACCATTCCGCTTTATGCATCATCCACCAATCGAGTCAGATGCAATCGTCCGCTTGACGGGTGCCAAAGCTCCGGCATTGTTTGCAGACAGCAATCTCTTCACGGAAAACGGATTTTTACTCGTCAATGAACAGTTACAAGCGCTCGATCATCCAAGTTTGTTTGCTGCGGGTGACGCTGCGACCCTCGTCGCCTACCCCGACATTCCGAAGAATGGTGTCACGGCTGTCCGGCAAGCGCCAATTTTGCTTACGAACCTTTTACGATACCTAGAGGAAGAAGCACTGCAAACCTATCGTCCGCAAACGAACTATTTGACGATTTTATCGATGGGACCGCGTCATGCGGTTTCCCTGTATGGTCGTCATTATTCGACGCACCCGTTCGGTTGGTACCTGAAGCGCTGGATTGATCAACGGTTCATGCGGAAGTATCGCTCATAAAAGTGTGCGCCGGCGCACACTTTTTCTGTACACAAAAACAAGCCATGGACGCGTGTCCATGGCTTGTTGGATTAGACGGTTTCATTTCCTTTAACGTACGTCAGTAATGTCTCGTTGAACTTCTCTTGTTCGTCAAGCAACATCCCGTGTCCACTCTCTTCGAAGACTTCGAGTCGTGCATGTGGGATTTCTTTTTGCATCTCTTCCGCAAACTCGAACGGACAGACTCGGTCTTTTTTACCGTGGATGATTAACGTATCGACTTTAATGTTTTCGAGTTTTCCACGTAAGTCTTCGTCACGCAAGGCGATTGCTGACTGAATCGTTCCGTGGGACGAAGCGGCGATGCTAAGACCATGGAACCATTGTTGTAGCGGTTCTGGATGTTCCTTCG
This region includes:
- a CDS encoding DEAD/DEAH box helicase; this translates as MNYGLSERKIKQMSDAYAFRRGKKYVAARKVTLHNYRMGDELIEASVDGEERFTVTVRVKAHGVDAGCNCPSLAMDTSFCGHIVAVLLAMHYVQAHGTPTPLSPQIRPFTAIQVDDAGARNYLRSLTPDRRVAIHFELTGPVVTLKRLTDKQQHQLSLPYFDRLLGQTEYLQRVADVSFSPDLQERIVSGTPIVKLHLDRTALKVEVRVSFDYQGIQLNPLDETIYAGRDQVTEQSVLRYLREFQATPSNSHYVITSDAAQYAFLRSLLDERVALGQLVLFATQAIRTTLPKGPFHPRIEVDVTDRLDWLVFNFSMDGIPEDELKLVLKSLILQKRYHRLKSGQFVSLEARAFQQLQRVLAQMEASERDLRDGRLVLPAVRNMKHLIGASILHLHADLLEKWFELKSGQGFRLDLPNSLESQLYPYQRTGIQFLKNLDAHGCHGILADEMGLGKTIQAIGYIATISDSRALIVAPASLLRNWEAELKRFLPGRPVHVVTGSQTSRLSELEYLAENTVTIVSYTTLRTDVRRHPVYDVVFFDEAQHLKNPQSQTVSQLRHLQAKRRFALTGTPLENRPRDIWSIFHVLFPELLPDLATFEKWSFDDMQQFIQPFLLRREKKDVLQDLPKKQIEHHYVELGPNQKRLYASYLAKLQLETLQHLDETKREDRLKLLAGLTRLRQICNDPGLFVEGYTGEATKRTRLLSLIAEKRAAGKRILIFSQYTQMLERIRSDLAQRHLPHFLLTGETPLEDRVALCDRFNDGEVDLFLISLKAGGTGLNLASADTVILFDSWWNPAVEQQAADRAHRLGQQSDVTVIKLLTRGTIEEKMTELQDRKAKMVDAVLTAPDSDALTVKELVHLVTTKEEQR
- a CDS encoding CoA-binding protein; its protein translation is MITDQQARQYLKDAKRIAVVGVSSDSGKTANWIADYLVQHGYEVIPVNPTLNEWNGQKVYPSVASIPGHIDIVDVFRRSEFLADVAKDAVAHGDVGMIWNQLGLSSVEAESLALGAGIPYIENRCIKIEHQYL
- the parE gene encoding DNA topoisomerase IV subunit B: MATDLNNYNDDAIQVLEGLEAVRKRPGMYIGSTDHRGLHHLVYEIVDNAIDEALAGFGEQIDVTIHKDNAITVRDHGRGMPTGMHASGKPTAEVIFTVLHAGGKFGQGGYKTSGGLHGVGASVVNALSTDLKVTIFRDGKQYEQTFENGGMPKTTLLETGTTRQKGTSVYFKPDGSIFSTLTYNYDTLAERLRESAFLLKGLKITLTDERSDKQDIFQYQDGVSEFVQYLNDDKDTLHPTVAFEGTENEIEVDIAFQFTDAYSENVLSFVNNVRTRDGGTHEVGAKTAMTRVMNEYARKNTLLKEKDKNLDGNDIREGLTMIVSIRIPEEFLQFEGQTKSKLGSPEARTSCDAVISRRLSTYLEENPQTATLLIKKAIRAAQAREAARKAREEARNGKKKKRSSILNGKLTPAASKNADKNELFLVEGDSAGGSAKQGRNRTFQAILPLRGKVLNTEKAKLADIMKNEEINTIIHAIGGGVGADFDLSDCNFDKVIIMTDADTDGAHIQVLLLTFFFRYMRPLIDAGKVFVALPPLYRVSKGKGKSEKFEYVWDEETLKKTTKKFGKGYMIQRYKGLGEMNAPQLWETTMDPETRTLIRVTIDDAAVAEKRVSVLMGDNVGHRRTWIEDNVAFGLAEDLSIIENEHVTKESVNEHV
- a CDS encoding tyrosine-type recombinase/integrase → MSLFKNLGKTIHKSTVSATAPAIPGYERMPRFIQSYLDQLAAKHFSLATMRRYVYDYEAFFQFVAAASGEEVTARDIPLEAFVEIDAAGIEAYAEYLALTKQNAPSVINRKLSALQSLFRYLVDTGQLSENPVAKVNRPKQTKREPVYLTKREWDELIQLLPSNVEMNAREASHYERDRVRDVTLFQLLGYSGMRLSEMTQLVWNDVDFHENTLRVIGKGNKERLIPLAKPARIALRKYAIHYQMPTSGAVPVFQKHGKPLSPRAVQHILQRHTERLKPVLPFLERKKITPHKLRHTFATRLATGGVDVLTIQQLLGHESVATTQVYAHIGDSEKKRAVDLFDGER